From Chryseobacterium joostei, the proteins below share one genomic window:
- a CDS encoding NAD(P)/FAD-dependent oxidoreductase, whose protein sequence is MITTDILIIGAGPTGLFAVFEAGLLKMKCHIIDALPQPGGQLAELYPKKPIFDIPGYPSVNAGELVDNLMEQIKQFQPGFTLGETAVSYTKVDDEWFEVITNKGTVHRCKAIAIAGGLGTFEPRKPTFDNVADYEEKGLEYFVKEPEHFRNKRVVIAGGGDSALDWSVFLSNVASEVTLIHRRNEFRGALDSVEKVQELKNQGKIKLITPAEVTGIKGDGKVEAITVESEGQEAYDIETDYFIPLFGLTPKLGEIGNWGLNIEKNAIVVNNALDYQTNIDGIYAIGDINTYPGKLKLILCGFHEATLMCQSVYNRLNPGKKFVLKYTTVSGVDGFDGSRKEAEKAVVKKID, encoded by the coding sequence ATGATAACCACTGATATATTGATCATAGGTGCAGGTCCTACAGGACTTTTTGCAGTTTTTGAAGCTGGTCTTTTAAAAATGAAGTGTCACATTATTGATGCACTTCCACAGCCGGGAGGGCAATTGGCTGAACTTTATCCTAAAAAGCCTATTTTCGATATTCCAGGGTATCCTTCGGTGAATGCTGGAGAATTGGTGGATAATTTGATGGAGCAGATCAAGCAGTTCCAACCTGGGTTTACTTTAGGGGAAACCGCTGTTTCTTATACAAAGGTTGATGATGAGTGGTTTGAGGTGATTACAAACAAGGGAACGGTTCACAGGTGTAAGGCTATTGCTATTGCAGGAGGATTGGGTACTTTTGAACCTAGAAAACCTACTTTTGATAATGTAGCTGACTATGAAGAAAAAGGGCTGGAATATTTCGTTAAAGAACCTGAACATTTCAGAAATAAAAGAGTTGTTATTGCCGGAGGTGGAGATTCTGCACTAGACTGGAGCGTTTTCCTTTCCAATGTGGCAAGTGAGGTAACTTTGATCCACAGAAGAAATGAGTTCAGAGGAGCTTTGGATTCTGTAGAGAAAGTTCAGGAGCTGAAAAACCAGGGGAAAATTAAATTAATTACTCCTGCAGAAGTTACCGGTATCAAAGGTGACGGAAAGGTAGAAGCAATTACTGTAGAAAGTGAAGGACAGGAAGCTTACGATATTGAAACAGATTATTTTATTCCTTTATTCGGATTAACACCAAAATTGGGTGAGATCGGAAACTGGGGATTAAATATCGAGAAAAATGCAATCGTAGTAAACAATGCTCTTGATTATCAGACGAACATTGATGGTATTTACGCTATCGGAGATATCAATACATATCCTGGAAAGCTGAAGTTGATTCTTTGTGGTTTCCACGAGGCTACCTTGATGTGTCAGAGTGTATACAACAGACTTAATCCGGGTAAAAAGTTCGTATTAAAATATACAACAGTAAGTGGAGTAGACGGGTTTGATGGAAGCCGTAAGGAAGCAGAGAAGGCTGTTGTGAAAAAAATTGACTAA
- a CDS encoding LOG family protein — protein sequence MKSITVFCGSSFGAEEIYREQAFLLGQTLAKQNIQLIYGGADVGLMGAVADGTLSENGKVTGVLPHFLQSKEIAHKNLTELILVETMHERKTKMNDLCDGVIVLPGGYGTLEEFFEMITWAQLGLHKKPIGVLNIDGFYNDLMSLVQNMVDKGFLKQVNRDMLLISENIDDLLEKMRNYEPPTVGKWISKEEV from the coding sequence ATGAAGAGTATTACAGTATTCTGCGGATCAAGCTTTGGTGCAGAGGAAATCTACAGAGAACAGGCATTCTTATTAGGACAAACTTTAGCAAAACAAAACATACAGCTTATTTATGGCGGTGCAGATGTAGGTCTCATGGGAGCCGTAGCAGATGGAACTTTAAGTGAAAACGGAAAAGTAACCGGAGTGCTCCCCCACTTTTTACAATCAAAGGAAATTGCCCATAAAAACCTGACCGAGCTTATTCTCGTGGAAACCATGCACGAAAGAAAAACCAAGATGAATGATCTATGCGATGGCGTTATCGTTCTTCCGGGCGGCTATGGAACATTGGAGGAATTCTTTGAAATGATCACCTGGGCACAGCTTGGTCTTCACAAAAAACCAATCGGGGTTTTAAACATTGATGGTTTTTATAATGATCTGATGAGTCTGGTTCAAAATATGGTGGATAAAGGATTCTTAAAGCAAGTGAATAGAGACATGCTTCTGATCAGTGAGAATATTGACGACTTATTAGAAAAGATGAGGAATTATGAGCCACCTACCGTTGGAAAGTGGATTTCTAAGGAAGAAGTTTAA
- the pheS gene encoding phenylalanine--tRNA ligase subunit alpha, translating into MIEKIEELLIEVNGFNTASKEEIENFRIKYNGKKGVLNDFYETLKEVPNDQKKEFGQKINSLKQAVAGKLEDLKNASESSIVVEKEDLTRPAFPLELGSRHPINLVKNRIIEIFKSIGFAVADGPEIEDDWHNFTALNLPEYHPARDMQDTFFIEQNPDILLRTHTSSVQTRYMEENQPPIRILSPGRVFRNEAISSRSHCIFHQIEGLYIDENVSFADLKQTIQFFTTELFGKSKIRMRPSYFPFTEPSAEIDVYWGLNSETDYRITKGTGWLEIMGCGMVDPAVLKNVNIDSEKYSGYAFGMGIERITMLLYQMSDIRMFFENDIRTLEQFKSL; encoded by the coding sequence ATGATAGAAAAGATAGAAGAACTACTGATCGAAGTAAACGGCTTCAATACTGCATCTAAAGAGGAAATCGAAAATTTCCGAATCAAGTATAATGGTAAGAAAGGGGTTCTAAATGATTTTTACGAAACATTAAAAGAAGTTCCTAACGACCAGAAGAAAGAATTCGGGCAAAAGATTAACTCCTTGAAACAGGCTGTTGCCGGTAAATTAGAAGATTTGAAAAATGCTTCTGAATCTTCTATTGTTGTAGAAAAAGAAGATCTTACAAGACCTGCCTTTCCATTGGAATTGGGATCAAGACATCCAATCAACCTGGTTAAAAACAGAATTATTGAAATCTTCAAATCTATTGGCTTTGCAGTAGCAGATGGCCCTGAGATTGAAGATGACTGGCATAATTTTACGGCATTGAACCTTCCGGAATACCATCCGGCAAGAGATATGCAGGATACTTTCTTTATTGAACAGAACCCGGATATTCTTTTGAGAACGCACACTTCTTCCGTACAAACCCGTTATATGGAAGAAAATCAGCCTCCTATCAGAATTTTATCTCCGGGAAGAGTATTCAGAAATGAAGCAATCTCTTCACGTTCTCACTGTATTTTCCACCAAATAGAGGGATTATACATTGATGAAAATGTAAGTTTCGCAGACTTAAAGCAAACGATCCAGTTCTTTACCACTGAGCTTTTCGGAAAATCCAAGATCAGAATGAGACCATCCTATTTCCCGTTCACTGAGCCAAGTGCTGAGATTGATGTATACTGGGGATTAAACTCTGAAACAGATTACAGAATTACTAAAGGTACAGGTTGGTTAGAAATCATGGGTTGTGGAATGGTAGACCCTGCTGTATTGAAAAATGTAAATATTGACTCTGAGAAATATTCAGGATATGCATTCGGAATGGGTATTGAAAGAATTACAATGCTTCTTTACCAAATGAGTGACATCAGAATGTTCTTTGAAAATGATATCAGAACCTTGGAGCAATTCAAGTCTCTATAA
- a CDS encoding DUF3108 domain-containing protein yields MKKILTLIAVLIFFLGSAQIDNIADGESISLRIHYGFLNAGTANLTTKKTTYKGIPHLYVKGTGATTGAVKAFFKVEDLYESFINTATGLPSFYVRNVREGSYRQHLETAFNHDNNTLILTDKKTPANGSKVIKSVKGVQDMLSCFYYLRSKSSEELKVGTIINMNVWIDDEMFPFQLKVTGTENLKTKFGTISSLKIIPSVKSGRVFKEKEGVTMWVSNDANHIPLLLKAELAVGSLKASIDDYKNVKYPLKFTK; encoded by the coding sequence ATGAAGAAAATTTTAACCCTTATTGCAGTACTTATATTCTTTTTAGGCTCTGCCCAGATTGATAACATCGCAGACGGCGAATCCATTTCTCTCAGGATCCATTACGGCTTCCTGAATGCCGGAACCGCCAACCTTACCACTAAAAAGACTACCTACAAAGGGATACCCCACTTATATGTAAAAGGTACAGGGGCAACTACAGGTGCCGTAAAGGCTTTCTTCAAAGTAGAAGATCTATATGAAAGCTTCATCAATACAGCAACCGGATTACCAAGTTTCTATGTAAGAAATGTACGCGAGGGAAGCTATCGTCAGCACCTTGAGACAGCTTTTAATCATGATAATAACACGTTGATTTTAACGGATAAAAAGACCCCTGCTAATGGTTCTAAGGTAATAAAATCGGTGAAAGGAGTTCAGGATATGCTTTCCTGTTTCTATTATCTGAGAAGCAAAAGCTCCGAAGAGTTGAAAGTAGGAACCATTATCAATATGAACGTATGGATTGACGATGAAATGTTCCCTTTTCAGCTAAAGGTAACAGGAACTGAAAATCTGAAAACCAAGTTCGGGACCATCAGTAGCTTAAAAATTATTCCGTCTGTCAAAAGCGGACGAGTATTTAAGGAAAAAGAAGGAGTAACTATGTGGGTTTCCAATGATGCCAATCATATTCCTTTGCTTTTAAAGGCAGAACTGGCTGTTGGTTCTTTAAAGGCTAGTATTGATGATTATAAAAATGTAAAATATCCTTTAAAGTTTACTAAATAA
- a CDS encoding 2Fe-2S iron-sulfur cluster-binding family protein: MSDVNIKITDREGVIHDVVAPTDMSMNLMEIIRSYELAEEGTIGVCGGMAMCASCQVYVINDPGLEPMGDEEDAMLAEAFHVKDNSRLGCQLHIADAMEGLEVEIAPYP, translated from the coding sequence ATGTCAGACGTTAATATTAAAATCACCGATAGAGAAGGTGTAATTCACGATGTTGTAGCTCCTACGGATATGTCCATGAACCTAATGGAGATCATCCGTTCTTATGAATTGGCTGAAGAGGGTACTATTGGTGTATGTGGAGGAATGGCGATGTGTGCTTCCTGCCAGGTATATGTAATTAATGATCCAGGGCTAGAGCCAATGGGAGATGAAGAAGATGCTATGCTTGCAGAAGCTTTCCACGTGAAAGATAATAGCAGACTAGGATGCCAGTTACATATTGCCGATGCAATGGAAGGACTTGAAGTGGAAATTGCTCCTTATCCTTAG